One Salvia miltiorrhiza cultivar Shanhuang (shh) chromosome 6, IMPLAD_Smil_shh, whole genome shotgun sequence genomic window, GTGATCGCGAAGAAGAAAGCGCGCAACCAAGAGCAGAGTTCCCTGGGGGCTGCGGCGgcgggggcggcggcggcggcttgtGAGAAGTGTAAGAAGGCGACTGGTAAATACAAGTGCCTGTGTGTGGCGTATGAGAGTCTGCGCGCCTCTCAGGAAGATTTTTTCAAGAACCGGGATGAAATCGAAGATGAGGTTTCCGATAAACTAGAGGAGTTCGATTTGATGACTCAGAAGGAAAGCGTAAAACTCGAAACGAAATTGGAGGGAGATGGTGCCTTATCAGAAATTAATAGGGAAAACAAGGTTGACGTTGACGAATCCACGGCGAATGATGATACGGGTGTGAAGAGGAGTAGGGATAGGTTGTTGGAAGATGCAAAAGTGCGAGTACGGACGCCAGGATCTGGCAGGGTGATGAATTTGGTGAAGGAATTTGAGAAGCTTTCGATGTTCAAATCGGGGATTTCTGAGGACAATGATGTTGAGGAGGCGGAGAATGATAAAGTTGGTGTAGACTCGGATGGACTGGAGCAACGACCTAAGGCTCCAGAGACACAGGTTTCATCTTCTTCGTTTTGTCCATCAAACTTTTATCTGACATCAGAGAGCTTAGGCCTTGATCTTCGTCGATCATATTCATTAGACAGCAATGATGGAAGGTTAGTTGAATGATGACATATGTGTCttattatttatgttgtttGGTTCTCAACTGATATATGTGTCTTTGCAGCAGTATTTCAACCATAACGTCTACGGGTGGTCAAAAAAACAGGCGAAGTGTGAGAACTTTTGACCTTGCTTTATTGATGCCAATCGTTTCTCATTTTTGGGTGTGTTCTTATCTTTGTTTTCACATGTGCAGAGTACTGAATCAGCTGCAGTTCGCACTAGAAGACTCTGGAAGAGGAAGCAGCGGAAAGTAACCTCTCAAAAGCCTTTCATGCTCAGAACAGAGGTACTATATATAATTTGTAGAAGATAGAATGTTGGAGACTTCACATTGGAAGTGAAAACTAAGCAGACAGTGTTTTCAATTTTCATGTAAAGATATATATCTGTAAGTTTATTCTGGGAAACATTGCAAGGAGTATGTTTTGCTGAAAGAGGAGGTTTATTAACTAACTAATTAATAGGTTCCGTGCACAAAAACATTTTGATTCTCTATGCCAAGCAGGTGTAATGGTGATAGTGAGAAAGATAGGCAGTATCGTTTGAGCGTATATTTTGAGCAGCCAGTTGGGTTCTGTAGTTCAGATGTAATGATGATAGTATGTGTTTCGTTGACAAGAAGTAGAGGCAACAGTTGAATCACTTTGTTCGATTTAAAGCAGGACTGAGTGTGATCATGAAATTGATTGCCTCCTAAGTAGATGCTTGGATGTGTTCCCTTTAATCGTTTGCATCTCTCAAATAACTTAAACATTGGCAATTTTCCTACTGCAGGAAAGAGGAAGATGCAAGGAGGAAGAATTCCTGAAAAAGTTACAACAGATGATTGAAGAAGAGGAGAAGATGAGGGTACCTATAGCGCAGGGTCTTCCTTGGACAACAGATGAACCAGAGGTAAAGCTTTTATAACTGGTTCATGCTCTCTTTCGTGCGTGCCCCATATATGAATGTCGGTTCTGTTCTTGTCAGGTTTTATGCATATCATTTGCTCAAAAGCATTGAAAACTTCATAGAGCTGATGATAGGCTAATGTTGGCATGTTATTATTGTTAGAGGAActcctatcttttctttttaatgatATCAGATATCATGCTATGTGAAAGTATTGACTTGAGCACCAAGCACCCGACCCACCCTGATCGGGCTTGCCAAAATGTTGGcttttttcaaatttatatgATTGTATTCCATGTGCCCATTTCTATAGGTTATGTACTACCAGTCTTGTGTTGATATGTTGATCGAGATCTAATTATACTGTTCTGGTCAATCTTTGTTTTCCATCTGGCTCAAAATATTTAGGCCATAAACAATTTACTTTGTTTAATTCAATAATCTGAATTGTGATTTCTCAGTGTTTGGTGAAGCCTCCGGTTAAAGAAATCACAAGGCCAGTTGATCTTGTGTTGCACAGTGATGTGCGGGCTGTAGATCGATCTGAATTTGATCATCAGGTATTTCTCTTGAATTAGAGTGAATTATATGAACTCAACTTATTAATGCAAACATGTTCTATTGATTTGTGAGCCAATCTTGTGTGCTTCTTCCATCCAACAACACGAATTGCCATCTACATACATATCAcaattctttgattttttttttttttgaaagtcacaattctttgatttttatgcacTTTCTATTTGGATTTAGTTTATTCCCTACAAGTAGACAGTTAGGCAGTTCTGTTGTAATTTTTCCCCTTAGTTACTGAATTTCATTGTCTTCTCTTTAGGTTGCCATGAAAATGAATCTGATTGAACAGTATCGGATGGAAAGAGAGAGACAGCAGAAGGTAACTAACTCCACAACTACATTGCAAAAGTTTGTAAATCAACATGAAGTTATTCTCTTTGGAGATTCTAAATATTCCTGCTTTTGCTGCAGCtggcagaagaagaagaaatccgGAGACTGAGGAAGGAGCTCGTTCCAAAAGCTCAACCAATGCCGTATTTTGACAGGCCCTTCATCCCTAGAAGGTGAGACACACTTGTAAACGCTGTCGAGCAAACTATACTTGCAAAGAACAATCACATAATATCGCGACTCTGTGTTCATTCGTATCACAGGTCCGAGAAGCAACCGACTATACCAAAAGAACCCAAGTTCAACCTACCTCAACAGAAGAAGATCAAATGTAACTTGTCTTTGGATGACTTCACAGCGTATTGCCAGTGAACGATGATTGGAATAATTGAGTGTGTCATAGTCATACACTAGTaattctttctctcttttttggtCATTCATTATTTCCATTTGTATATGTTTGCAATAAAAATTGTGAGAGGCTTGCAATTTTGGGTGCTAAAAATATGTTTGCTTGGCACAATGGTGTGCCAGATTTATTGATTTCATTTCGTCTGGAGTTCTGATAGCAGCTTGTTTCGGAACAAAGCGGACTTAAGTGTTGTAAGAATGGCCCCACATACATCTCTTTCTATTGGGCATGTTTGGAATCTATCGATGATacaagatttttattttatttatggttaattacgcgaaaaatcatgaacttggGTTAGATTTTCAAGTTTtccattaacttttttttttttttaatcaaattttccctgaacttaacCAACTGATCAATTTTGCCATGGTTTTGAGAAAACCCCAAATAgagtgctgacatggcattCTTTAAGTTAATCTCAAAATTGACGTGGCATCGCCGGCGGGAACAAGAGATGACGACATTTAATAACACCTAAAACTATGTCGTTTTGACACAATTCTAATTTAAATCACCGATTCAGGTATTGATTTGGgcaaattcaaaatcaaactcTCATTTGCCTCGCTTAGGGTTTagggatgaagaagaagatgcaGTGCTCGGGCTCCTCATGTTCAGGCCCCACCTCCATGGCCACACCCTTGTCATTCCCTCAATGCACGTGCCGAGTTCCAGTGGAGATGAAAACTTCTAGAACGCAACTCAATCCTAGGGCGACGATTCTTAAGGTGCACCAACAGAGATGTGAGTTTGGTTGTATTTTCTGTCTTGTTTACTTAATCCATTGCTTCATCTCATTCCTCTGTGTATGTCGCCCTTACTGCTTGCCAGCATTGATTCatcctttgaaattctttttccAGTTCATATAGACATGGCGAGCACAGTTTATGTGCTCTACCATTGGGGCCAACTCCTTCACCGCATTAATTAGACCCCGCATAAGTTGATAGCTATGTTCAGTGCATCACAGACTGATTTATGTCTAATTGTTCATAAGGACAGCGGCCGAGCCtcacactcgccagagctgactaaaCTCGACAGAGCCGACGTTTATTCACTAGAGCTGGAATATATTACCAGAGTAGATTTCTATTGCCAGAGCTGATAACACTTGCCAGAGTAGATTTccatcgccagagctgacaagACCGCCAAAGCTTAAAATAAGGGCGGCAAAAAGCTAGGGTTCACAAATTCTATACAGTGGCAAAGGAATATACTTGTCCCCCATTCTGCAAAAATATCGTCTTCAATCTCTCCTGGAATGGGTCTTCTTCTCGGCGTGTTCTTGCAAAATCTCGTCTTCCCCAAGTCAATTTCTCCCCAAACAGGTGCAGTCAAGCTTTTGATAATGGTGAATGTAATAAAATTGCGGTGAAATTATGTTAGGATTAATCTTATTTAACCCTAAGGAATGAAGCGACGTCGTTTGACGTGAATTCCATTCAAAACGACGTCTTTCAATACACTCTTATAAAACGGCGTCGTATCTATTAATGCCACGTAGGCGCCAACTCAGACCGGAGCATCATCGGAGGTAAAAACCATGACAAAATTGATCAGTTGGTTAAGTTCAGaaaaaatttgattaaaaaaaaaattcatgtaaAACTTGAAAATCtgaccaaagttcatgatttttcgtgtaattaacccttttattttTCAGTTAGTTTAAAATTTGATACTTCATTTGTTCACCGtgtaattaacccttttataTAGACACAATTCATTTGATTGTAACAGGATAGTTATTATGTTACTTACATATATGATGTATGTAAGTCACTCAGAATCTGCATTATTCTCAATATAAAATTGCAGAAAATcttctaaattttaaaaattctcaaTATTATGTTCGGTTGgagacattttttaaaaaatgctaaaaattgaaaaaataaattgtgatTCTATCTATCTTCCAGTAGCTTTGGTCTGGTGTAAATTGCATATATATTTTGTTCACTTCgatgcattaaaaaaaatatcgaCCATGGCATCAAAACATAGAGTTCTCTAGATATAATACATACTGCTTCCATTTATGGAGACATTAAAACTCATTCTAACATATCAAAACAACAGAATAAAAACCTCTGATGGCATCatgatattcaaaaaattatttcaattgggagGCAACACAAAAATTTACGCTTTTGATCATATAAAGTAAAACATGGAGACGCCATAAATAACAACATAATTTACTTTATTCTAATCAACCAATGACAATTGACAAATACtccatcacttaaataaatgaACTGCGCAGAGCATTACACATGGATACTATAATAAAAATTGTAAACTTTTGACATCAGATTGTAAAGAACCTTTCAACGGAAATGGAACATTGTTACCGCTAACTAGATGATATATTAAGATTAAACTCAAACGATCCAAGTACATCTCTTTGAAAATCAACAGCCAAAATTAGAATAGTCAAAACATTTTCAAacaaaaaattgttcaaccatATTCCTGCCGACGAAGGTTCTCAACAAAGCTAAAACACAGCTAAACAATGAATCTATGGAGCAACGACAACAATTCTTCCAGCAACTTGGTCGAGGTCCCGTTGGCCGCTAGATGTGATCTTTCGTCCTCTGTAAAACAAGTGATGCATAACAGAACATTAGAGGATCACACATGCTAGTATGCTACTGCAAGCAAGAGGAAATCAACGTTGTAGAATTCTCAGTTGAAGAACCTAATTGACGACTAGCACCTAAGCCCGCACACAAGCATCTACGGTATCCATTCCAGACTTCAATACAATAAGGGATATGCTATAGCCATGGATTATTTCATAGTTTTGTAACAAGTGTTATCAATATCTAAATTATATCACCAAATTCAACAAGAAACACAAATATTAAGAGACAATGGACTTCTAGGAAGCCAAGCAACATACTCTTCTGCTACAAGAAAGAATGcacataaattaaattgaataaaacTAGACATGGCCTTACCCCCTTGTATCAAGCTCTACAATGTTCATGTTCTGCAACTGCTGCAGAATGTGACGAGCAACCGATCCACTGCTTTTGCCAAAATGGGGCGGACGGCTTCCATTCCTCTTGCTTCCACCATAAATCCTACGGAATGCCCCAACGCCAAGACCTCCCCTCAAGTATATCTTCCTAGCCATGGAAGCTGCAAAATCAAGCAGCTTATTATTAATTATGAATACAGCATAATAGTACTGGGCTATAAACAATAGGATCATGAATCTACAGATAAAGATGGTACTAAATAGTGGCtaataattataaaaactaaCAAAATAACTTGAGAAAAACATAATTCTGAAACAACACTTGAAAAGAGGTATGCTTACGGAAAAAATAAGAGTATAGGTAGAGGGTGATTACCAGCCCTGATGTAATACCAATCAGGATCATACGGTGCAAGTTCTTTCAATACGCCGGTTTTCACGATATCGGTCCACTCGGGAAGCTCCATCTATTGTATAGACAATGAGTAAAACAAACGATCAAAATTGCTACATTACTACATAGAGTTCTTGCTTGGAGtgtaaacataaataaaaacacTAGTACTCATGCTTCTCTTGAATAAATATTCATCTCcgtgattaaaaaaaaaaaaaaatactacctGTTTCTCTCTATCAATATTTATACAAACTCACTGTTCTCTCTATCACTGTTTATTTCAATGAAGGCGTTTGAATTACGAAGCTGCTAAATGATAAAAGAACATTCACATTCAAGCATTATTCCAGTATTCCTTCAAAATTACAAATCACCACCCAAATTTATTCGCAACAAATTCCCAACAAACAATGAAGATATCATGCGTCAAACAACAAAATTTTGGAAATTACATTGTAAATCGTCAAAATTTACAGAAAAACGTAAAGAAAAAATTGAACCTTTCCGGAGCGCTTGAGGTGAGCGGCGTAAGCTTTAACGAACTCGTGGGGAGAAACGTCCTTAACATTCCTTGCGGTCGCCATTGTTGGATGGATCTGAAATCTTGAGCAGGCAGCTCACTAAACCACTCTCGGCTGCAACGAAAGCAGTGGCAGAAGCTAGGGTTTTGCAAATTAGGGTTGTTGCCACGTTATATAGCTCTTGCCACTGTCAATAGCGGCCCTCTTTTGGAGCTTGGGATTTCATTCTGGGCTTCGGCCCATTGACAAAAAACTTCATCGGGTTTTTAGCTGTAACTGGCCCAATGCAATTCCTCTTTGGGTAATTCTATTTGTAGCCTCCATTTTACTCTGTATAGCCCCgacctaaaataataataataataaaataataaatttactgTTTTATCCTATAGCCTAGTGGTgccgccggttccgggcccgaaccgACAGTTCAGGTTCGAAATTTCCGtgaacctgaaccggcccggatgAAATGTAAAGGGCCGGTTTCctgaccctgaaccggcggttccgggtcgggccgaaaaccggcggttccgggcttttttttttcaatttttttttgtattcttttttatgaaattaaatgatttgtgatgaaatttcaaaattctaattcaacttaaatcttaaaatatattatataaatgacttgtgttgaaaatttaatgattgtgatgaaattaaatgatttatgtcatatttttttccttttatgcaattaaatgatttatgtcatattttaaaattaaatgacttgtgttgaaaatttatattttatgaaattaaatgattgtgaatttgtgatgaaatttcc contains:
- the LOC130989630 gene encoding microtubule-destabilizing protein 60 isoform X2; amino-acid sequence: MDSSSKSGGAVTPAKEKTARSKLNESLRHSENVNPNVSSPVSKFSNSSLITKSEKSAKKSASRNPNPNPKQLILASPSPKKKIRERKFVIAKKKARNQEQSSLGAAAAGAAAAACEKCKKATGKYKCLCVAYESLRASQEDFFKNRDEIEDEVSDKLEEFDLMTQKESVKLETKLEGDGALSEINRENKVDVDESTANDDTGVKRSRDRLLEDAKVRVRTPGSGRVMNLVKEFEKLSMFKSGISEDNDVEEAENDKVGVDSDGLEQRPKAPETQVSSSSFCPSNFYLTSESLGLDLRRSYSLDSNDGSISTITSTGGQKNRRSSTESAAVRTRRLWKRKQRKVTSQKPFMLRTEERGRCKEEEFLKKLQQMIEEEEKMRVPIAQGLPWTTDEPECLVKPPVKEITRPVDLVLHSDVRAVDRSEFDHQVAMKMNLIEQYRMERERQQKLAEEEEIRRLRKELVPKAQPMPYFDRPFIPRRSEKQPTIPKEPKFNLPQQKKIKCNLSLDDFTAYCQ
- the LOC130989630 gene encoding microtubule-destabilizing protein 60 isoform X1, with product MDSSSKSGGAVTPAKEKTARSKLNESLRHSENVNPNVSSPVSKFSNSSLITKSEKSAKKSASRNPNPNPKQLILASPSPKKKIRERKFVIAKKKARNQEQSSLGAAAAGAAAAACEKCKKATGKYKCLCVAYESLRASQEDFFKNRDEIEDEVSDKLEEFDLMTQKESVKLETKLEGDGALSEINRENKVDVDESTANDDTGVKRSRDRLLEDAKVRVRTPGSGRVMNLVKEFEKLSMFKSGISEDNDVEEAENDKVGVDSDGLEQRPKAPETQVSSSSFCPSNFYLTSESLGLDLRRSYSLDSNDGSSISTITSTGGQKNRRSSTESAAVRTRRLWKRKQRKVTSQKPFMLRTEERGRCKEEEFLKKLQQMIEEEEKMRVPIAQGLPWTTDEPECLVKPPVKEITRPVDLVLHSDVRAVDRSEFDHQVAMKMNLIEQYRMERERQQKLAEEEEIRRLRKELVPKAQPMPYFDRPFIPRRSEKQPTIPKEPKFNLPQQKKIKCNLSLDDFTAYCQ
- the LOC130989654 gene encoding 40S ribosomal protein S19-3, producing the protein MATARNVKDVSPHEFVKAYAAHLKRSGKMELPEWTDIVKTGVLKELAPYDPDWYYIRAASMARKIYLRGGLGVGAFRRIYGGSKRNGSRPPHFGKSSGSVARHILQQLQNMNIVELDTRGGRKITSSGQRDLDQVAGRIVVVAP